A single genomic interval of Oncorhynchus gorbuscha isolate QuinsamMale2020 ecotype Even-year linkage group LG25, OgorEven_v1.0, whole genome shotgun sequence harbors:
- the LOC124014139 gene encoding uncharacterized protein LOC124014139, producing the protein MTNYDPEMKDQTTSSFVVLTVFFILVTLVALLVVLYMWLNRQTNGQYTVHQLVLGEGGARDRVRGGVQVLEVWFRRRLWPLSEDEETVGEEEQRDKEEDVERVSEGGESKGEGKKEEGDEREGRVDDSSDDYSSAEGCGLTESVKVMDEKKERRECEGKREENMEEKGDSKGDEGAVGGEENGRGGLLIHLHQSSGSAIWSEDYEGGKDNNHVTAL; encoded by the coding sequence ATGACTAATTACGATCCAGAAATGAAAGACCAAACCACATCCTCCTTTGTCGTCTTGACTGTCTTCTTCATCCTGGTCACCCTCGTTGCCCTCCTGGTCGTCCTGTACATGTGGCTAAACCGCCAGACTAATGGCCAGTACACAGTCCACCAACTGGTCCTTGGGGAGGGTGGGGCCAGGGACCGGGTGAGGGGCGGGGTCCAAGTCCTGGAGGTGTGGTTCAGGCGTCGCCTTTGGCCTCTCAGTGAGGATGAGGAGACtgtaggagaggaggaacagagagacaaagaggaggatgtagagagagtgagtgagggaggggaaagcaagggggaggggaagaaggaggagggggatgagagggagggccGAGTGGACGACTCTTCGGATGACTACTCCAGTGCGGAGGGCTGTGGCCTGACGGAGAGTGTGAAGGTCATGGacgagaagaaggagaggagagagtgtgaggggaaGCGAGAGGAGAATATGGAAGAAAAGGGGGATAGCAAAGGTGATGAGGGAGCAGTGGGAGGAGAAGAAAATGGACGGGGAGGTTTGCTGATACACCTGCATCAGTCCTCTGGTAGTGCTATCTGGTCTGAAGATTATGAGGGAGGCAAAGACAACAATCATGTGACTGCATTGTGA